From the genome of Halobacteriovorax marinus SJ:
TGGTCAACTCTGACTTAGATCAATTCTTTAAAGAATTTAATCAAAATATGTACGAAGCCTTTCACAAGAAAGTAAGTTTTATAGATGTATTATCTAATATCTTTATTCAAAGCGTTTATGCTCAAGAGTCAGATTACTTACAACTTCCTGATGGAAAGGAAGTTCCTCACTACCGCAGAAAAGGCTATGATAAAACTAAAAAACCTCTTCTAAGTCTCTATAAAAATGACAATTTAGATTATAATGTCAATCAAACAAATCAAGTTCTACTAGCTTCTATTATGGCAATCTCTGCTGACTTAGAACTAAATGATATGGCCAATTATAGAAATAAGAAGGTGAACCTACCTGCTAACTTAAAGAAGCTTTATAAGAAAATTGAGAGTCTCGCAAATACATGTCACTCTGAAAGCGTTTCTACAAAAGGTAAGTTTGTAGAGGGTAGTGAAGCGACAAAAATGCTTACTGCTCTTGATAGAGTAAATGAAAGAATTAATCGCTTAGAAAATATGTCAACTCTTTGGTGGCAAGAACTCGATGAGCTGGTTTGGAATAGAACATCATTCCACTTTGATCCAGATTCCAAATCGTATGAGATTTGTAAAGTTGAGAGGATTAAAGAGATTCATTACGATAGAAATCTTTGCGAAAATATGGATAAGATTACAGATTGTCTTGTGGCCTTTAGAAGTAGTGGACGTGTAAACGAGAAAACGCTTACAGACGATCAAATGGACTTATTGCTAGAGAACCCTGCCGGTCGTGACTATGGTCAAGACGATGTCCTAAGATGGATTCAAAAATAATAAAGAAAAATTAATTAATGTATATTTTAGTTCTTTCGATAAGTTAGGTAAACTTATCGGGAGAGTTCAATGAAGTTTCTAATAACTCTTTTTCTTCTAGTGTCACAAGTCAATGCACAAGAAAACTTTGGAATAGAAGAGAAAGTAAATTCAGTGGCCAAGAGAGGGGTTCGAAGAATCCTTGTTCAAGATTTTATCGCTAAGCTTGAGAAGTTTAGAAGCCATGAAAATAAACCAAAAGAATACTATGAGTCTCTTGGTTTAAATAAAAGAGAACTCGGTTTACTTCTTGGGTCTACTCCTAGTGTACTCAAGAATAGTTTGCCGAAAATGTCTTTAACAAAAAGTGGAATTATCACGTTTACATATAAGAATAAGACAGCTTCTTTTTCTATTGATGATTTAAATAAACATCAAATTCGTATAGAGGGGAGAGTTGTCGCTCTTCCAAGTTATGAGATAAAAGAATTTGATAAGTATATTCTTGCTTTTCATAAGAATATTGCAAAGGCTTTTCCTAAGAAAGTTTCGCTCTTGAATCTCTTTAATGAATTATTTTTGATTCAATCTGCTAGTGCCCAATATTATTCAGCTGAAGAAATGTCGGGAGAGGAATATTTAAATCTTCCCGATGGAAAAGAAGTTCCACATTTCCCAAGAAAAGGTTGGGAGAAGGATAAGCCAGAGATAAGATCATTGTATGAGAATAGTAATTTAGATTACAATGTAAATCAAACACTTCAAGTCCTTACCGTTGCGATAATGGCCATTTCTGTTGATTTAGGACTAAACGATATGGCAAATTATAGAAATAAGAAGAAAAACTTACCGGAAAATCTTAAAAAATTTTATAAGAGAATTGATGAGATGGCGACGACTTGTGATAAGGAGAAGCTAGAGACTAATGGGAAATTTAGAGAGGGAAGTGATGCGACCAATATGCTTATTGCTCTTGATCGAGTAAATGAGCGAATTAATCGCTTAGAGAATATGTCAACTCTTTGGTGGAATGAACTCAATCCACTTTTGTGGAATCATACTTCATTTAGATTTGATCCTGATTCAAAATCTTATAATATTTGTCTTGTGAAGAGAATTAAAGAAATTTATCACGATCCAAAACTATGTGATAATTTAGATAAGATTACTAAGTGCCTGATCGCCTTTAGAAGTAGTGGAAGAGTGATAGATAAAACTCTCACAGACGATCAAATGGATCTCTTACTTGAAAATTACGGTGGGAGAGACTATGGTGAGAAAGATATTCTTAGATGGATGAATGAAAAATAACTTTAAATTCTAGGCCAGATTTCTTCTGGCCTTTTTTTGCCTCAAATTTGTGGCTATAAACTGATCTCTATATAATCACAATTTTAATTACTTATCTAATGCTTTAAGAATTAGTTTAGAGTCAGCTCCAGTGTCATCTAATATATACTAAAGAGATATACTCAAGTATCCGAGAAGCATAGAAAGTATTTTTAAAATAGGTAATGAATGAAAATAATTATGAAAAACACGCTGCTCTTTCTTGCTTTTATTCTTAGCTTAGATTCAACTCTAGCGCTGCCATATTCTACAGAACGTGGAATACAACTCTACACTGAAGTTCCAGAAAATTTCTATAGCTCTAACGCTAAGAGATGTCTTGAAGAGGCCAATAAGAAAGGCACAATGAGTGAATTAGATCAAAAACTAGGATGCTCTAATCACGAAACTGCGGAGAAGATTTGTTCATGTGTTGATATGCTCTTTGACGAGGATCAGGTTAAGCAGTACCTAGAGAGTCCAGGCGTTGCAAATCTATCAAATATGATTGAAGGGAGTAAGAGCTTTGAATTAGAAAGGCTGACGCCGCATAGTTTAATGGTTAGTGACGTGAATGATATAAATATGATCTATGAAGAGATGGGTGTTGGAGCATGCTCTTTTGGATCAAATGATCCTTTCTTTGAAAAAGTAGGAAATAAGTTCATTGGTCATAGAGACAGCCTCAAGAAGCAAGCTCTCGCTAGAGAAGATTTAAATAGACAGCATCAAATTTTCAATAGGGAGCTAAAAAGACTTGGAAAGAGTAATCCTTCAAGAGATGAAATCTTTGAACTCTCTAAGATTGTAAGCGCGGAAAGTGGAAAAGACTTCTTCTTAGAGAGAAGAATTAATGAGCTTAGAAGTTTTGATGTTCACGATGAAGATACAACTGCTAAGAATGATATTAGACTTCAAATTATTAATGAGTATATCTCTTTTCACCAACATGAAATAACGAGAGGAGTTGACTCTGATGAATTTCAAATTGATAAAGTGTCTAGAAATGTAACTAAGGAGAGTGGACGAGAAGGTTGTAGAAATCTTCTATCCTATGTTTCGGTTAAAAAAGAAGAAGATCAAGAAAAGAAGATCTTAGAGTTTTTCTCAAACTTTTTTCCAGATAGCTACTTAGATAAGGCCGTAGATGAACAAGATAGAGCGGAGAGGCTTAATGATATTCAAACGCGAAATAATGGATTAGATGCAATTCTATCTATGCGCCAGACTCCAGAGTTTAAAAAAGATATTCTTTATTGCAGTAAGTATAATCAATTTAAAGAGAAAATGAGAGAGATCTCAGAGAATGAAGAATTAAAGAAAGCGCTAGTTGAACTTGAATCTTTAAAAGATAACACTCTACTTAATATTCTCTCCAGAGCTTCTTCATCTGAAGATCAAGAAATTAAAGATGTACTTGAGAAAATTGAAAATCTAGAAAATGAAATCATGGCAAAATTTAATATGCCAAATAAAGAAGAGCTTCAAAAAGCACTTATGGCCTTTAAGTTTTGGAAAGTTGATAAAGGTGTAAAAACTGTTGTCTCTGAAGATGGTACACTCGCTCTAGAGACTAGCTCTAGACCAAATGGGGGGCGCCGCTCATTATCTGATAGAATGAATGATCGTACACGTACCATTAGAAACTCTAAAAGAGTTGCGAGATATGTTGCAAATCCATCATCTTTATCGGTAGCTGGTTCAAATAATAATAGCAGTAATACAGCAGTCGGTAGCCGTAAAAGCCCTAGACCAAGTTCTAGTAGAGGAAATAATGTAAGAGGGGCAACGGCTCAGGTCAATAGTGATATGAGAAATTCTACAAGAAGTGATAACTATTTTAATAGAGGGCAGAATACTTCTCAGGGCCGATCGATGCAAAACTCTCTATCTCGTAGCGAGGAGAGAAGTGGAAGAAGCTTTTCAAATGGTGAGAGCGAAGATCAGTCATATGAAGATTTTCTTGCCAATAGAATTGAGAAGCTTAAAAGAGATAAACTTTCAACAGAGAAAGAACTCAGTGATGAGCTAGCAAGTACAAAAGAGAGTCTTGAATTAGCAAAGCTTAGAGAAGAGTTAAGAAAACAAAGTGAAGAGATTGCTAAATTAACTAAGAAAAAAGAAGAGGTTTCTAATTCTATTGTAGAAGCTCCTTCTACGATTTCTAGACCTGACCCATCTTCATTTAAGTCACCTCTAGCGTCAGCACTTGATAAAGCCTATGGGGCAAAATCGAATCCTGAAGATATTGTCGCTAGAGGAGGAGATAGTGCAGCCTCAAGAGCAACAGCTGCTAATGCAAGCTATTCAGCGCCTGTAGAGGGAGCATCTCAAGGAAGCTCTTCTAGTAGTTCTTCTTCTAACTCTAGTTCTGCTTCACAGTCCGATGATGGTTCCTCAGTTTCTGGAATCAGTCTTTCTTCTCTTAGAAGTATTGGTGAGGATGTACAGGTAATCGATAATACAAGTCTTGGTGAGATTAGACCTATTATGGTCGATGCTTCTTTTGCTGAATTATCAGAGGAAGAGAAGAGATTAAAAATTGAAGAACTTCTAGAAACTACACCTGAAGATGAAGTTTATATAGAATTTCCAGATGGGAAAGTTTTAAAGTTTTCGAAAAAAGATGAAGAGAATAGAGCAAAGAAAGTAGATAAGAAAAATGAAGCTATTGCTAAAGAATTACTTAGAAATCAAAGAAGAGAGAAGTTCTCTTACGATAGATTAAAAGAAATTATTGACGGAAGTAAGGAATAAATAAAAAAGCCCTCATGAAAATGAGGGCCCTTTGAGATTATAAAATATTTATTAATATCTTTCTGCTCTTTTCATTAGCTTCTTCTTCATTTTACCTTTCATATTTAAAAGTAAAAGAATACCACCATGCTCACCGTTGCTATCATTTCCAACAACCGAAACATTTCCAGCTTTCTTTTCATTCATATAGTAACTAAATGTTGCAATTGCTCCATCAATTCCTAAATCAGCTGGTACGAAAATTCCAAATACTTCTGGTCCAACATAGAGGCTCATATTGTGAAACTTTTCAATAGAGAATGCTACCGCTGGTAATTGTCCACCTGCAACACCTGGAAGAGCTCTACCACCTGGAAGTCTTTGTGGATCTAAATTTCCAAGTCTATCATCGAATACATCGTCAAGAGACACTGAAACAGAGAGAAGTGTACCTGAACTTTGTAAGTCCGGAGAAATCTCAATATATGAGTTTGGATACTTAGGAATGTTATATCTAAGTCCACCGTCAAGAACAACATTTTCAAGAACCATAGAAATCATTAGGTTGTCTTGTAAAAGTTGTACGTGTGGTCCATCAACACCTTCTATTTCAATATTAGAAGTGTCAGATTTACATGATGTAAAAGAAAGTAGCCCCAAAAGTGTTAGAAATAGAAACGAGTGTTTCTTTGCTCGAATTAATGCGTTCATTTGTCCTCCAATGAATTTAAATTGCCGTGCTTAAAATCATTGTCGGAAAAAAATTCCTAGCACTTAAAAAAAAGAAAGCAATTTATGTTTATGTCGGGGACAAATACTCGGGTAAAGAAAAGAGTGGAGGCACTTTCATGCCTCCACCCAAAACTGATAAGAAAGGAAAGAGTGGTTATATTTGCTATAACGCTCTTTGTTTGGAAATGAATTGAAGAAGTAACTCTTCGCAATCTACCTCAACACCAAGTTGCTCTAAGAGTTCTTGCTTTTCCTGTACTTTAGTCTCTAATTCGGCCAGTTCAGAAAGAAGTTCAAAGCAGTTGCGAATAATCATAGTCACCTCGAATCAATAAGTTTGATAGGTAAAACTATTGTATCCTTTATTAAACTAAAGTCAAGGCTATAAAAAAAGCACTTCATAAAAAGTGCCTTTTTTAAGTAAAATCAATGTGTTATCTATTTAGTAGCTGGGAGCAATGTAGACATCTATATCAGGATTATACTCGTCTCTGAGTATGGCCTTGATGGCCTCAAGCGTTCCCGTTGTTGAAGATGGGCACGTACCACAGGCCCCTTGGTATTGAACGAGTAGAATATTGTCTTCAAATGAGATTGTTTGGATGTCTCCTCCATCTCCTTGAAGTCCTGGTCTGATTGTCTTATCTAAGATGGCCTCAATCTCTTTTAGCTCAGGGGAGAGGTTAGCTCTTCTCTCTGCTTCTGGATCAGGATCAAAGTAATTAGGATCATGCTTTGGATATTCTGAATTTATGTAGTCCATGATTGTTGGTTCCATACTTTCCCAATCTTCATAGCCAAACTTGGTGATCGTAATGACATTATCGTAGAAGTGAAGTTGATCAACACCACGAACAGTGAAAAGAGTTAAGGCAAGATTATTATCTCCACAGTCCATTGGTGATTTATAACTTGAATTCCCTTCATTCTTTACTGGCTTATCTAGTATAAACTTAAGCGCGTTTGGGTTTGGTGTTGGTTGGATTTGAATGTCCATTTTTTTCCTCTTTTATTTTATAAGAATTCTTTTGTTTTTATAATAGCAGCGACAAGAGCATCTACTTCTTCTTTCGTGTTGTAGACAGAGAATGAGGCCCTAGTTGTTGCAGGTATATTAAATCTCTTCATTAGTGGTTGAGTGCAGTGGTGACCAGTACGAACGGCGATACCTTGTCTATCTAGGAGAGTCCCTATGTCGTGAGGGTGTGCTCCTTCCATTGTGAAAGAGATAACAGATGTTTTTTCTTTTGATGTTCCAATAATCTTGAGGCCATCTATCTTAGAGAGTTGCTCTGTTGCATACTCTAAGAGCTCATGCTCCCATGCCTTTATTGTATCTAGACCTATCTCATTTATATAATCAATGGCCGCTTTAAGAGCAATAACTCCAGCAATATGCGGAGTACCTGCTTCAAATTTATGTGGAAGAGTATTGTAAGTGGTCTTTTCAAAACTAACCACGTCAATCATATCTCCTCCACCCTGGTAAGGAGGCATCTCATTTAATAAATCCTCTTTTCCGTAGAGGACTCCAACACCTGTAGGTCCAAACATTTTATGAGAGCTAAAGGCGAGGAAATCACAGTCTAAGTTCTGAACATCAATTTTCTCATGTGAGATAGACTGTGCTGCATCTACAACATAGATTGCTCCAACATCGTGAGCAAGCTTTATCATCTCAGCAATAGGATTTATCGTTCCTAGAGAATTAGAAATATGATTTGTCGCTACAATCGCCACCTTCTCGTTAAGAAGAATTTTATATGCAGTAAGATCTATTTCACCCAAGTCATTAACTGGAATCTCTATGACTTCTGCGCCGACTTCTTCAGCAATCATTTGCCATGGAACAATATTAGAGTGGTGCTCAAGTGTTGAAAGTAGGATTTGATCACCCTTTTTTAAGAACTTCCTTCCATAGCTTGAGGCAACTAAGTTAAGTGATTCAGTTGTACCCTTAGTAAAAATGACTTCGTAATCATTTCTAGCATTAATGAGATGTTGAATACTCTTTCTCGTCTCTTCGTATTTTATCGTTCCCATCTCACTAAGGTAGTGAACACCTCTGTGAATATTCGCCGCTTCATTTGAGTAGTGGGCGTTGAGTGCGTCTATTACAGGCCTACACTTCAATGTACTAGCGGCATTATCTAAGTAAATTAATGGTCTATCGTGAACAGTTCTAGAAAGTTCAGGAAAGTCATTTCGAATTTTTAAAACATCAAAGTTCTCTAGCATTATTGTCCTTGCTCTAAATGTTCAAAAACATTTTTCTCAAATGATTCAAAGAGAATATTTGAAAGATAATTCTCAATCTGAGTATCTTCTATTTTTAAAATGGCATCCGCACAGAATGCATGAATAAGTAATTTCTGAGCACGCTCCTTACTTAATCCTCTAGACTGTAAATAGAAGGCCTCTTCATCACTCATTTGCCCTACAGTAGCACCGTGGGCACATTTTACGTCGTCAGCATAGACTTCAAGTTGAGGTCTTGTGTCAACGTGTGCCTTCTTCGTTAAGAGAAGGTTTTTATTTAATTGTTCTGAGTTAACTTTCTGTGCATCTCTATCAACGAGTACTTTTCCTGTGAATACTCCACGAGCACTTTCATCTAAAACACCTTTGAAGAGCTGAGAGCTATCAGTGTGTTCAGCATCGTGGTGGATGAGTGAGAAGTTGTCACAGTGCTGTTTACCTGCAAGTGTATAGAGACCATCAACAGAGGCTTCGGCCCCTGGCTCTAGGAGTTTTACTTGAAGATTATGTCTCGCCTTAATTGCACCAGTATTAAAAGTGAAGCTCTTAAAATTTGCATCTCTTTTTAGCGTTGCATTTACACTTCCAGCATGGAAAGCAAGATTGCCCTCTGTCTGAACTTTAATATGTTTAGCTATGGCACCATCTTTTAAAGTAAAGTTTGTGACACTCACCTGGTTATAATTTAAATCATCTGCACCTTGGAAAATTTCTACAAAATTACACTGTGAATGAATATCCATTTCTATATGAATACGCGGCGTAGAGTAGCTATTGGCTTCTGTTGCTTGATGAATAATTGTAATTGGAGCTTCTTGCACAAAGTTCTTAGGAACTTTGATTTTTAGAATACTAGAATTTACTGAGGCATTAAGCATTCCAAAGATATCTTTAGTATCATCTAAGTAGTCTGCAATAGAGAGATCATTTGTAGAAATAGTCTCCAATTGAATCTCGCTTGGAAGCTTAGACATTTGTGCTTGGTAAGCACCATTGATGAAATAGAGTGAGTACTCACCGAGAGGAGACTCTATTTCCTTTGCACTATCAGTCTTTGCTAGTTTAAAGCTCTCTGGAACGACATCAGTCACTTTCGTATAGAGCCAGTCTTCCATCTTAGTGTGAGGAAGACCTCTTTCTTTAAAAAAGTTTAATGCCGACTTTTGCACATCGCTCTTTGCAATTAGCTCAAGTTCTTTAATATAATTATCTGTAACTTCATTAATTTTCATATTTAACCTTACTTAATTAGCCAGTCGTAACCTTTCTCTTCAAGTTCTAACGCAAGCTCTTTTCCTCCAGACTTAATAATCTTCCCTTGGTAGAGAACGTGAACATAGTCTGGGACAATATAGTCAAGTAGACGTTGGTAATGTGTTACGAGAACGACAGAGTTGAATCTACTCTTAAGGGCATTTACACCTTTTGCCACAATCTTTAGAGCATCGATATCAAGTCCTGAATCTGTTTCATCTAGTAGAGCAAGTCTTGGATTTAGAACGGCCATCTGTAGAATTTCGTTCTTCTTCTTCTCTCCACCTGAGAAACCAGTGTTCACTGGTCTATTTAAAAATTCTTCTCTCATTTCAAGTAGTTTAAGTTTAGGCATAAGAATTTCTTTAAATGCAGCTTCATCCATTTCACCAGCACCGTTCGCCTTTGAAACTTCGTTGAATGACTCGTGAAGGAAGTTGAAGTTTGTTACACCTGGAATCTCAATAGGGTATTGAAAACCTAGGAAGATACCATTCTTTGCTCTCTCGTCTGCTTCGAGTTCAAGTAGATCAGAGTTCTTTCCATTGATATTATATTCAATTGACCCTTGCGTTACTTCAAACGCTGGGTGACCGGCGATGACCTTTGAAAGAGTACTCTTTCCCGATCCGTTTGGTCCCATAATTGCGTGAACCTCTCCGGCCTTAATCGTTAGGTCAATACCCCTTAAAATATCGTTATCTTCAACTTTTGCGTGTAAGTTCTTTATTTCAATCATTGTTATATTCCTTATCCAATCGAATTTTCTAATTTCATTTCTATTAACTTCACAGCTTCAACTGAGAACTCTAGTGGTAGCTCTTTGAAAACATCTGAGCAAAATCCATTTACGATCATAGAGATACATTTCTCCATATCCATTCCTCTTTGTTGTAAGTAAAAGAGTTGGTCTTCACTGATCTTTGATGTCGAGGCTTCGTGCTCTACAGTCGCTGTATTATTCTTTACATCTATATATGGGAATGTATTCGCAGCACACTTATCACCAACTAACATAGAGTCACATTGAGAGTAATTTCTTGCTCCTGTCGCCGACGGCATAACTTTTACAAGCCCACGGTAGTTATTTTCAGACTGCTCTGCAGAGATACCTTTAGAGATAATTGTACTCTTAGTATTTTTACCGATGTGAACCATCTTTGTTCCAGTATCGGCCTGCATTTTATTATTTGTTAAAGCAACAGAGTAGAAAGCACCTTGTGAGTTATCTCCAATGAGATTACAACTAGGGTATTTCCATGTGATTGCTGAACCGGCCTCTACTTGTGTCCAAGAGATTTTTGAATTTCGTCCAAGACAATTTCCTCTCTTAGTAACAAAGTTATAAATACCACCAATACCTTCTTTATTTCCTGCGTACCAATTTTGAACAGTAGAGTACTTAACTTCAGCATCATCTAAAGCAACAATTTCTACGATGGCAGCATGAAGTTGGTTCTCATCTCTTTGAGGAGCTGTACAACCTTCTAGGTAATTTACGAAGCTTCCTTTTTCGGCAACGATAAGAGTTCTCTCAAATTGCCCCGTCTCTTTAGCGTTGATTCTAAAGTATGTAGACAGATCCATTGGGCAAGTGACGCCTTCAGGAATATAGACAAATGAACCATCAGAAAAAACTGCAGAGTTTAGTGCTGCGTAGAAGTTATCTGCAGGTGGAACAACTGTACCAAGGTATTTCTTTACAAGTTCAGGGTAGTCTTTGACTGCTTCTGAAATAGAGCAAAAGATAACTCCTACTTTTTCCAAGTCTTCTTTATATGTTGTTGCAACAGAGACACTATCAAAGACCGCATCTACAGCAACGCCAGAAATTCTCTTTTGTTCAGAGAGAGGAATTCCTAACTTTTCAAAAGTTGCTAAAAGCTCTGGATCTACTTCATCTAAACTTGAAAGAGCTTCTTTCTTCTTAGGAGCAGCGTAGTAGTAGAGGTCTTCAAAGTCTATCGCAGGAATATCGAGTTTTGCCCAGTTGGGCTCTTTCATTGTCTTCCAAAGCTTAAAGGCCTTGAGTCTATACTCGAGAAGCCACTGCGGCTCTTCTTTCTTTTTAGAAATAAGTCTTACGATTTCCTCATTCAGACCTTTAGGAAACTCTTCAGTTTCGATATCTGTATAGAATCCGTACTTATACTCTTCTTGTAGAATTTCTTCGCTCATACTTGTGTTCCATTTGAATCTAATTCTTTAACAATGTCTTTAATTGGACATAGTTTGTTCTTATCACTGAACTCTTCTCCAAAAAGTAATTCTTGAATAGAGAGAGAGTTTAAAAATTGGTTTAATTTCTCACTGAGTGTGCTCATTGGATTAACGATATTGCAATCACAGTGAAGTTCGCATAGGCCTTTATTCGTTTGGCAGATTGATTTAACTTCTTTTGCCTCTATAATGCGTGCAAGTTTAAGATAGCTAATTGTTGAGAGGTCTACATTTATTGTATAACCACCTTTAATTCCTTTTACAGAAGATAGGATGTCGTGTGAGTTCATCACTTGCATGACTTTAGCTGTAGTGTCGAAAGGTGTTTTGAAGTGGTCACATATTTCACGCGCACTAGTTAGTTCGCCGCCTTTTTCGACCATGAATTTTAACGCCATTAGGGCGTATTCTACTTTTTTATTAACCTTCAGCATTAAATATCCTAAGTTACTAAAATCAATATATTTTCAGATAATTTCACACATATACCTTTAAATAAGTTAAAAAGAAACCTATTTCAGTCATTATAGAGGAAAAAATACGGTAAATTTTGGCTTATTTTGTTTGATGGCCCAAATTAATTTATATCAATTGTTATTTCAGTATCTTATAATTTAATTCTTAAGTGAGTGAGGAGGGGTTTTGCAGACGCGCTTTATTGTCTTTATCTCAATTTTAGCAACTTTTTCATTGCTTGAGTGTTTACTGAAGCGCCGTAGGGATCCCAATTTATATCCTTCAAATATCTATAGGCGACTTTCGAATATTGCTTTGCTGATGTTTGGAAGTTTACTTCTATTTCTTTGGAATCATTTTCTTCCACTGGTGAGTGCTTATAGGGCAACTGACTTCGGAGTGGGCCTTATTCCCTGGCTTGGTTTATCGTTTGAGGCAAGTGTGATTTTGGGTTTTATTCTTATGGACCTGCTCATTTACTTTCAACATCTCTTATTTCATAAAATTAAAATACTTTGGAAAGTTCACCGGGTACATCATTTAGATAATTTATTAGATGTCACAACGGCCCTGCGCTTTCATCCGCTAGAGTTGATCTTATCTCAGTTAATAAAGATCACTGGAGTTATAGCTTTTGGTGTTGGCCTAGAGAGTTTATTGCTTTTTGAAATTACTCTTAGTTCTTTTGCTATTTTTAATCATGCCAATATTCAATTGCCTAAGAAGTTGGATAAGTTCTTAGCTAGTCTTTTTGTAACACCTAATTTTCACGTCATTCATCACCATCCAAAACTTCATTTACATAATTCCAATTATGGATTTTGCTTATCTATTTGGGATAGAATTTTTAAAACTTATGAGAGTGCTAAGGTAGAGGACTATAGTGAATTTGATTGTGGTCTTGATAGTGAGTATAGAGACTCTTTTAAGGGAATGCTGAGCACTCCCTTTAGGAGATAATTCTTAGGCCGCTGTTCTCTCAATAGAGTGAGTAAGCTTTGAGTCCATATATTCATAGAGTAGGTAATCAAGAGTTTTATCTTCATAAAGTTTTACAAAGCTTTCGATAACACATATCTCAACGAGGTCTTGTCTAAGCTCAGGAGCTTGCTCTTTTTGAAGAGCTAAGAGAAAGTCAAAATCAAGTTGAATAGACTTTGATTCAGTATGTTTTTCAATTCGTGATAATATTTGTGATTTAATTTGTGACATTATTATTTTCTCCTCTAGCATAATGCATTTATCTAGTCTGAGACTAGTTGCGTACTTACTGTACTTATCGGAAAAATATTGATGTTGATTAAGCTTTGGGCATGGCTGAATAATATTTTTCTATGGTATTATAAAACAATTTTAAATTTTATCACTCTTAATTTATAAATAGTTTAAATTAAATAATTAGATAGGTAAGTAATGATCCCATTTGCAAGTTTGGCAGATAAGAGAATGGCCGAGAAGATCGCTCAAGAAGGACGTTCTCAAAATATTTATATTGAAATAAAGAATGTGAATAATGAATATATTCTCGAAGTAGATAAAGAAGAAAATATAGAAATTGCTACTGATATCTATCGAGTGATGATGGGATTACCTAAGCAGTTTACTCCATCAAAAGAGTGGAGTGAGATTGCAGCAGTTCCAATGGGTTTTGCTACTAAAGCTATTATAGTATTTTGTATTGCTGTCTACGCTCTCGATGCCTTAAAGATTATGCCAGAGTTATATTCAGTGATGAAGTTCTCATCTGATCCAAAACTTGGTCTTAATGAAATTGTCCAAGGTCAATTTTGGAGAGCGATTACTCCAATTTTTCTTCACTTTGGTTTAATGCATATCCTCTTTAATATGCTTTGGATGAAAGACTTGGGAAAATTAGTTGAAGTGGAGAGATCATCTAACTTTCTATTATTATTTATCTTAGTGGTGGGCTCTATCTCTAACTTCAGTCAGTACCTTATCTCAGGTCCAAATTTTGGAGGGATGAGTGGAGTCGTCTATGGTCTCCTTGGCTACCTATGGATGTATAAGCGCTTTAATAAAGAATCAAAATATTCTCTTCCAAAGAGTGATGTTATC
Proteins encoded in this window:
- a CDS encoding RrF2 family transcriptional regulator, with the translated sequence MLKVNKKVEYALMALKFMVEKGGELTSAREICDHFKTPFDTTAKVMQVMNSHDILSSVKGIKGGYTINVDLSTISYLKLARIIEAKEVKSICQTNKGLCELHCDCNIVNPMSTLSEKLNQFLNSLSIQELLFGEEFSDKNKLCPIKDIVKELDSNGTQV
- a CDS encoding aminotransferase class V-fold PLP-dependent enzyme, which codes for MLENFDVLKIRNDFPELSRTVHDRPLIYLDNAASTLKCRPVIDALNAHYSNEAANIHRGVHYLSEMGTIKYEETRKSIQHLINARNDYEVIFTKGTTESLNLVASSYGRKFLKKGDQILLSTLEHHSNIVPWQMIAEEVGAEVIEIPVNDLGEIDLTAYKILLNEKVAIVATNHISNSLGTINPIAEMIKLAHDVGAIYVVDAAQSISHEKIDVQNLDCDFLAFSSHKMFGPTGVGVLYGKEDLLNEMPPYQGGGDMIDVVSFEKTTYNTLPHKFEAGTPHIAGVIALKAAIDYINEIGLDTIKAWEHELLEYATEQLSKIDGLKIIGTSKEKTSVISFTMEGAHPHDIGTLLDRQGIAVRTGHHCTQPLMKRFNIPATTRASFSVYNTKEEVDALVAAIIKTKEFL
- a CDS encoding NifU family protein, with amino-acid sequence MDIQIQPTPNPNALKFILDKPVKNEGNSSYKSPMDCGDNNLALTLFTVRGVDQLHFYDNVITITKFGYEDWESMEPTIMDYINSEYPKHDPNYFDPDPEAERRANLSPELKEIEAILDKTIRPGLQGDGGDIQTISFEDNILLVQYQGACGTCPSSTTGTLEAIKAILRDEYNPDIDVYIAPSY
- the sufD gene encoding Fe-S cluster assembly protein SufD — protein: MKINEVTDNYIKELELIAKSDVQKSALNFFKERGLPHTKMEDWLYTKVTDVVPESFKLAKTDSAKEIESPLGEYSLYFINGAYQAQMSKLPSEIQLETISTNDLSIADYLDDTKDIFGMLNASVNSSILKIKVPKNFVQEAPITIIHQATEANSYSTPRIHIEMDIHSQCNFVEIFQGADDLNYNQVSVTNFTLKDGAIAKHIKVQTEGNLAFHAGSVNATLKRDANFKSFTFNTGAIKARHNLQVKLLEPGAEASVDGLYTLAGKQHCDNFSLIHHDAEHTDSSQLFKGVLDESARGVFTGKVLVDRDAQKVNSEQLNKNLLLTKKAHVDTRPQLEVYADDVKCAHGATVGQMSDEEAFYLQSRGLSKERAQKLLIHAFCADAILKIEDTQIENYLSNILFESFEKNVFEHLEQGQ
- the sufB gene encoding Fe-S cluster assembly protein SufB, whose product is MSEEILQEEYKYGFYTDIETEEFPKGLNEEIVRLISKKKEEPQWLLEYRLKAFKLWKTMKEPNWAKLDIPAIDFEDLYYYAAPKKKEALSSLDEVDPELLATFEKLGIPLSEQKRISGVAVDAVFDSVSVATTYKEDLEKVGVIFCSISEAVKDYPELVKKYLGTVVPPADNFYAALNSAVFSDGSFVYIPEGVTCPMDLSTYFRINAKETGQFERTLIVAEKGSFVNYLEGCTAPQRDENQLHAAIVEIVALDDAEVKYSTVQNWYAGNKEGIGGIYNFVTKRGNCLGRNSKISWTQVEAGSAITWKYPSCNLIGDNSQGAFYSVALTNNKMQADTGTKMVHIGKNTKSTIISKGISAEQSENNYRGLVKVMPSATGARNYSQCDSMLVGDKCAANTFPYIDVKNNTATVEHEASTSKISEDQLFYLQQRGMDMEKCISMIVNGFCSDVFKELPLEFSVEAVKLIEMKLENSIG
- the sufC gene encoding Fe-S cluster assembly ATPase SufC encodes the protein MIEIKNLHAKVEDNDILRGIDLTIKAGEVHAIMGPNGSGKSTLSKVIAGHPAFEVTQGSIEYNINGKNSDLLELEADERAKNGIFLGFQYPIEIPGVTNFNFLHESFNEVSKANGAGEMDEAAFKEILMPKLKLLEMREEFLNRPVNTGFSGGEKKKNEILQMAVLNPRLALLDETDSGLDIDALKIVAKGVNALKSRFNSVVLVTHYQRLLDYIVPDYVHVLYQGKIIKSGGKELALELEEKGYDWLIK